In the Euphorbia lathyris chromosome 5, ddEupLath1.1, whole genome shotgun sequence genome, one interval contains:
- the LOC136228856 gene encoding protein terminal ear1-like, with product MGETGVVRFPGGLDPKAQEFRPRTNTTAAILPHQMHLFVPVLPPPPPSPPVNQVYYPYAAGQALPFGDVYNHQYPAPAGYVSTVPSLPPQSAVPTRTLVMSSVPSDVSESIIRRELEVFGEVRGVGMERISDGIVTVYFYDLRHAEMALKEIREQHMHQQNRLRNLFAAEGSSGFLGLGDNNFLAPVTAARGLIAGCAVWAQFIIPSCNAVPDGHNHGTIVVFNLDPNISSPSLKEIFQAFGAIKELRETPLKKQQRFVEFYDTRDAAKALREMNGKEIHGKQVVIEFSRPGGFSRKFFNATTTSNKSSSITNRIIKSRISRFTSQYQSLPSPPPPPPPPPRRFSGRPPLNIPPRGFLKESSNFSNVNPNGSFRTKSTDEATVGVGCLSICGGGNRDGDANGLVADKITDAPVKIRNMKKCPIDESNSKQQHNNRNRPWKSRQGKKFDTRFLINEEAMVEANCSDSRTTVMIKNIPNKYSQKLLLNMLDNHCIHCNEQIAEGGGDQPLSSYDFLYLPIDFNNKCNVGYGFVNMTSPQATWRLYKAFHHQHWEVFNSRKICEVTYARVQGLEALKEHFKNSKFPCEMDHYLPVVFSPPRDGRQLSEPEPVVGQKQHLDSLRNSDDDEEENLSLSLNKSISISNSSSNGGDMVDEEDKVAVAEGESGDEWGLINY from the exons ATGGGAGAAACCGGTGTAGTCCGATTTCCTGGCGGTCTTGACCCCAAAGCGCAAGAGTTTCGCCCGAGGACTAACACGACCGCCGCTATCTTACCTCACCAAATGCATCTCTTCGTACCTGTACTACCCCCGCCACCGCCGTCTCCTCCGGTTAACCAGGTTTATTATCCGTACGCTGCAGGTCAGGCTTTGCCATTTGGCGACGTGTACAATCATCAGTATCCTGCACCAGCGGGATATGTTAGTACAGTACCGTCGCTTCCGCCGCAGTCGGCGGTGCCAACTCGGACGTTGGTGATGAGTTCCGTACCGAGTGACGTGAGTGAGTCGATAATTAGGAGGGAATTGGAGGTGTTTGGCGAAGTAAGAGGAGTTGGAATGGAGAGAATTTCTGATGGAATCGTGACCGTTTATTTCTATGATCTTAGACATGCAGAGATGGCGTTGAAGGAGATTAGAGAGCAACACATGCATCAGCAGAATAGGCTGAGGAATCTCTTTGCCGCCGAGGGAAGTTCAGGGTTTCTCGGATTAGGGGATAATAACTTTCTTGCACCAGTTACAGCGGCGCGTGGACTCATTGCTGGTTGTGCTGTTTGGGCACAGTTTATCATTCCGTCGTGTAACGCTGTTCCCGATGGTCACAACCATGGGACTATAGTTGTTTTCAATTTAGACCCGAATATATCGTCTCCTTCTCTGAAAGAAATTTTCCAAGCTTTTG GTGCTATCAAGGAATTGAGAGAGACGCCATTGAAGAAACAACAAAGGTTTGTTGAGTTTTATGATACAAGAGACGCTGCTAAAGCTTTGAGAGAGATGAATGGAAAGGAAATCCATGGCAAACAAGTTGTAATCGAGTTTTCTCGCCCTGGCGGCTTCAGTAGGAAGTTTTTCAATGCAACCACCACTTCTAATAAATCATCCTCCATTACTAATAGAATCATCAAATCGAGAATTTCAAGGTTCACATCTCAATATCAATCTCTTCCTTCTCCTCCACCGCCGCCACCTCCACCACCACGTAGATTTTCTGGTCGGCCGCCTCTTAATATTCCTCCGCGTGGGTTTCTTAAAGAATCTTCGAATTTTAGCAACGTAAACCCTAACGGGAGCTTTAGAACAAAAAGTACAGATGAAGCAACCGTTGGTGTAGGTTGTTTATCGATATGTGGCGGTGGAAATAGAGACGGCGATGCTAATGGTTTAGTTGCAGACAAGATTACTGATGCGCCTGTAAAGATCAGAAACATGAAGAAATGCCCAATCGATGAATCGAATTCGAAGCAGCAACACAATAACAGAAATAGACCGTGGAAGAGTAGACAAGGGAAGAAATTCGATACTCGTTTTCTCATCAATGAAGAAGCCATGGTTGAAGCTAATTGCAGCGATTCTAGAACCACTGTTATGATCAAGAACATACCCAATAAGTACAG TCAGAAGCTGCTCTTGAACATGTTAGACAACCACTGCATACACTGCAACGAGCAGATTGCCGAAGGCGGCGGTGACCAGCCATTGTCCTCCtatgattttctctatctcccAATTGATTTCAA CAACAAGTGCAATGTGGGATATGGATTCGTAAACATGACATCTCCTCAGGCGACATGGAGGCTTTACAAAGCATTTCATCATCAACATTGGGAGGTCTTCAACTCAAGAAAAATCTGTGAAGTCACTTATGCAAGGGTTCAG GGATTGGAAGCATTGAAAGAGCATTTTAAGAACTCAAAGTTTCCATGCGAGATGGACCATTACCTGCCAGTGGTGTTCTCTCCGCCTCGAGACGGAAGGCAATTATCGGAGCCTGAACCAGTTGTTGGGCAAAAGCAACATCTAGATAGCCTAAGAAATAGtgatgatgatgaggaggagAATCTGAGTCTGAGTCTGAACAAAAGCATCAGCATTAGCAATAGCAGCAGCAACGGTGGCGATATGGTTGATGAAGAAGACAAAGTAGCGGTGGCAGAAGGTGAGAGTGGTGATGAGTGGGGGCTAATAAACTACTAG